A genome region from Nitrospira sp. includes the following:
- a CDS encoding beta-ketoacyl-ACP synthase III, translating to MLQAFSKGVLSGNPVKRSRIVGTGSYVPSRVVDNEEVAAPLGLDPGQIVALTGIRTRHWVAQSQASSDLAVVAGQRACEAAGVTSASVDAILVSTTSPDSAFPSTACHVQRALGARPVMAFDLSASCSGFLYGLSMADVMIRSGQIRSCLVIAAEVKSRVLDLRDKDTAMLFGDGAGAVLVVEDASARPDAPGILGVRLYADGSGHGLITIPAGGSRKPGGVETLRANEHVLRMRGSAVFRSAVRCLEQAILDILKEFGLAAGDVTRVIAHQANARILEQLRRRLGLSQEAVYSVIEQFGNTSSASLPIALDHAVRAQRLKAGDLVLLGAFGGGLTWATGVVRW from the coding sequence TTGTTACAGGCCTTCTCCAAGGGTGTGTTGAGTGGGAACCCCGTGAAGCGCAGTCGTATTGTCGGAACCGGTTCGTACGTGCCCTCCCGGGTTGTGGACAACGAGGAGGTGGCGGCCCCGCTTGGCTTGGATCCGGGTCAGATTGTGGCGTTAACCGGGATTCGGACCAGGCATTGGGTCGCGCAGAGCCAAGCCTCTTCAGACCTGGCGGTGGTGGCCGGGCAGCGCGCTTGCGAGGCTGCTGGGGTCACATCGGCGTCCGTCGACGCAATTCTCGTCTCAACGACTTCACCCGACAGTGCATTTCCTTCCACGGCTTGCCATGTTCAGCGTGCCTTGGGTGCGAGGCCGGTGATGGCATTCGACTTGTCGGCGTCCTGCTCGGGGTTTCTCTACGGATTATCGATGGCGGATGTCATGATTCGGAGCGGGCAGATTCGCTCCTGTCTCGTCATCGCCGCTGAAGTGAAATCACGGGTTCTCGATCTAAGAGACAAGGACACGGCCATGCTGTTCGGCGATGGTGCCGGTGCGGTGTTGGTCGTGGAGGATGCCTCGGCCCGGCCGGATGCTCCGGGTATCCTCGGTGTGCGACTCTACGCCGACGGCTCGGGCCATGGTCTGATCACGATTCCGGCCGGTGGTTCGCGAAAGCCCGGCGGAGTGGAGACCCTCCGTGCGAACGAACACGTGTTGCGGATGCGAGGGAGCGCCGTGTTCCGCTCCGCGGTGCGTTGCTTGGAGCAAGCAATCCTCGACATCTTGAAGGAGTTCGGGCTTGCGGCCGGCGATGTGACAAGGGTGATCGCCCATCAGGCCAATGCGCGGATTTTGGAGCAATTGCGTCGTCGTCTCGGCCTCTCGCAGGAGGCGGTCTACTCGGTGATTGAACAGTTTGGGAATACATCGTCGGCCTCCCTGCCGATCGCGCTCGACCACGCGGTGCGAGCGCAGCGACTCAAGGCAGGGGATCTGGTGTTGTTGGGCGCATTTGGCGGGGGCTTAACCTGGGCCACAGGAGTGGTACGGTGGTAA
- a CDS encoding DUF47 family protein, whose protein sequence is MFGLIPREEAFFDLFKNAAHNMIEGSRLLKDMTEDFRNPVEKAKRIKDVEHIGDGITHDIARKLNQTFITPIDREDIHDLASALDDILDVVEAIADRFVLYKVTAPTESAIRLANVLYQAAVEVGATVDLLGKSHQAVTECSVRVNSLENEADRISRDAISLLFEKETDPIVVIKWKEIYENFEAGTDRCEDVANILERIALKHT, encoded by the coding sequence ATGTTTGGTCTCATTCCTCGAGAAGAAGCCTTTTTCGATTTGTTCAAGAATGCGGCGCACAACATGATTGAGGGGAGCCGTCTGTTGAAAGACATGACGGAGGATTTTCGCAATCCCGTCGAGAAGGCGAAGCGCATTAAGGACGTCGAGCACATCGGAGATGGCATTACCCACGACATTGCCAGGAAGCTCAATCAGACATTTATCACGCCCATCGATCGAGAGGATATTCATGATCTGGCGAGTGCCCTCGACGATATTTTGGATGTGGTTGAGGCCATCGCCGACCGATTTGTCCTTTATAAGGTGACGGCTCCCACGGAGTCGGCGATCCGGCTGGCGAATGTGTTGTATCAGGCGGCAGTGGAAGTCGGCGCGACGGTGGACTTGTTGGGCAAGTCGCACCAGGCGGTCACGGAATGCAGCGTTCGGGTCAATAGTCTGGAGAATGAAGCCGACCGCATTTCTCGTGATGCGATTTCTCTGCTGTTCGAGAAAGAAACTGACCCGATTGTCGTGATCAAATGGAAAGAGATCTACGAAAACTTCGAAGCAGGGACGGATCGTTGCGAAGATGTCGCCAACATTCTTGAGCGCATCGCCCTCAAGCACACGTGA
- a CDS encoding inorganic phosphate transporter produces the protein MVELSGLLLVVVVLALLFDFSNGWHDSANAIATVVSTRVVSPSTAVLVAGVLNVAGAFMSTAVAKMVGTGIVDPQSVTQAVVASALAGAIIWNFVTLLLGLPTSSSHALIGGLVGAALTHGGTAAVKFSGLRSVLEAMVLSPFFGFAIGLVLMVALSWMFFRVPRALALRLFSRMQLVSASFMAFSHGANDAQKAMGIITLALVSAGAIPTAEVPTWVIGSCALAMGLGTAVGGWRIVRTLGMRIVKLEPVHGFAAETGAAIVLLATAHIGLPVSTTHTITSTVMGVGAVKRLSAVRWGVTRRILSAWLFTLPGAALLSTICYLLLSKLQ, from the coding sequence ATGGTTGAACTGAGCGGGCTGTTGTTGGTGGTCGTGGTCTTGGCGCTGCTGTTTGATTTTTCAAACGGCTGGCACGACAGCGCAAATGCCATTGCGACCGTGGTCTCCACTCGCGTGGTGAGTCCATCCACGGCGGTGCTGGTGGCCGGTGTGCTCAATGTCGCCGGCGCCTTCATGTCGACCGCTGTGGCCAAGATGGTCGGGACTGGGATTGTCGATCCACAGTCGGTGACTCAGGCGGTCGTGGCCTCGGCCTTGGCCGGGGCGATCATCTGGAATTTTGTGACCCTGCTGCTGGGGCTTCCGACCAGCTCGTCGCATGCGCTCATCGGGGGGTTGGTCGGTGCCGCGCTCACCCACGGAGGCACGGCAGCCGTCAAGTTCTCGGGTCTGCGCTCGGTACTTGAAGCAATGGTGTTGTCGCCGTTTTTTGGGTTCGCCATCGGGCTGGTGTTGATGGTCGCCCTGAGTTGGATGTTTTTTCGGGTGCCGCGCGCCTTGGCCTTGCGGCTGTTCTCACGGATGCAGTTAGTTTCCGCCAGCTTTATGGCATTCAGTCATGGGGCGAACGACGCGCAGAAAGCCATGGGCATCATCACCCTCGCGCTAGTCTCGGCTGGAGCGATTCCGACGGCTGAGGTGCCGACCTGGGTCATTGGCTCGTGCGCCCTGGCGATGGGGCTCGGCACGGCGGTGGGCGGGTGGCGAATCGTACGAACCCTGGGCATGCGGATCGTCAAACTGGAGCCTGTCCATGGGTTCGCCGCTGAAACCGGGGCGGCGATTGTGCTGCTGGCGACGGCTCATATCGGTTTGCCGGTCAGCACGACCCACACGATCACCTCCACCGTCATGGGTGTCGGGGCGGTCAAGCGGCTCTCGGCCGTGCGCTGGGGCGTGACCAGGCGGATCCTATCGGCCTGGCTTTTTACCTTGCCGGGTGCGGCGTTGCTCTCGACTATCTGCTACCTATTGCTGTCGAAACTCCAGTAG
- a CDS encoding ATP-binding protein — translation MNLGIRWKVALGTLAAVFVGLAVAGWLVIRSVEQTELSRMAETLETSSGLAAMTLRPLFDQSGSTSQIALLHATVRALSQQAHLRITVIRKDGTVLSDSAVPAEGLTHVENHLSRPEVAQALASERGMDIRASQTTGERTYYVARLLTPDSPAHPDMPVIRLGLPLTAIDERVRHIQQDLLTAFGAAFLLAMALSLWVSRNLTRPLSEMAAAARQLAGGTPGVRLLVSSTDEVGLLAETLNQMTDQLETKIKEVSDDRAQLLAMLIAMVEGVMVLDYRGTVVQVNPALERMFSLGLTESRGRHYAELIRHEGLTAIVSFVLQTRSGQGGEMTLSPSGRCLRVEASIAGGHREQEACAVFVFHDITELRRLENIRKDFVANVSHELRTPLTSIKGYVEALLDGGKDEPTTATAFLEIIMRQSNRLNLILDDLLQLSQIESGQVLFRHEPVDLRALLERTVAVIKPLADKKHHTIELSLTDEYGVITGDEERLAQVFINLLENAVKYTPDQGQISMTIRPAAQSRTTSPRAMIEIVVADSGIGIPEADRPRVFERFYRVDKARSRELGGTGLGLAIVKHIVEAHGGQVWVEGNRPRGSRFMVHLPLLAQESTTGVSTAIGSR, via the coding sequence GAGACCAGCAGCGGCTTGGCGGCGATGACACTCAGACCCCTGTTTGATCAGTCTGGATCGACCAGCCAAATCGCCCTGCTCCACGCTACCGTCCGTGCACTAAGCCAACAGGCCCACCTTCGTATTACCGTGATCCGGAAAGACGGCACCGTGTTATCCGACAGCGCAGTCCCTGCCGAAGGGCTGACTCACGTTGAAAACCACCTCTCCCGCCCCGAAGTGGCACAGGCGCTCGCCTCGGAACGTGGAATGGATATCCGCGCCAGCCAGACCACGGGGGAACGCACCTATTATGTCGCCCGTCTCCTGACGCCCGACTCGCCCGCACATCCTGACATGCCGGTTATCAGACTCGGACTTCCGCTGACCGCGATCGATGAGCGCGTACGGCACATCCAGCAAGACTTGCTGACCGCCTTTGGTGCGGCATTCCTGTTGGCCATGGCCCTCAGTCTGTGGGTGTCGCGCAATCTCACGAGGCCGCTCTCTGAAATGGCCGCCGCCGCCCGCCAGCTGGCCGGCGGGACGCCCGGCGTCCGCCTGCTGGTCTCCTCGACGGATGAAGTCGGCCTGCTCGCGGAGACCCTCAACCAGATGACCGACCAGCTGGAGACCAAAATCAAGGAAGTATCGGACGACCGCGCACAACTGTTGGCCATGCTCATCGCCATGGTCGAAGGCGTGATGGTGCTGGATTATCGCGGCACGGTCGTCCAGGTGAATCCGGCGCTGGAACGGATGTTCTCTCTGGGACTGACGGAATCACGGGGCCGACACTATGCCGAACTCATCCGGCACGAAGGACTGACCGCGATCGTCTCCTTCGTGCTGCAGACCCGCTCCGGCCAAGGCGGCGAAATGACCCTCTCGCCCAGCGGACGATGCCTGCGAGTCGAAGCATCGATTGCCGGAGGTCACCGCGAGCAAGAAGCCTGCGCCGTGTTTGTGTTTCATGACATTACTGAGCTGCGTAGGCTGGAGAACATCCGCAAAGATTTCGTCGCTAACGTCTCACACGAACTGCGCACGCCGTTGACCTCCATCAAGGGCTATGTCGAGGCGCTGCTGGATGGAGGCAAAGACGAGCCGACGACGGCGACGGCCTTCCTGGAAATCATCATGCGCCAGAGCAACCGGCTCAATCTGATCCTGGATGACCTCCTCCAGTTGTCCCAAATCGAGTCCGGGCAGGTACTCTTCCGCCATGAGCCGGTGGACTTACGCGCATTATTGGAACGGACGGTGGCGGTCATCAAACCATTGGCAGACAAGAAACATCACACGATCGAGCTGTCACTCACGGACGAGTATGGGGTGATTACGGGTGATGAGGAACGGCTCGCCCAGGTGTTCATCAATCTGCTCGAAAACGCGGTAAAATACACTCCGGACCAGGGACAGATCTCCATGACGATCCGCCCCGCCGCACAGAGCCGGACAACCTCACCCCGCGCGATGATCGAGATCGTCGTCGCCGACTCCGGCATCGGGATTCCTGAAGCGGACCGACCGCGAGTGTTTGAGCGATTCTACCGAGTGGACAAAGCCCGCTCGCGCGAACTGGGCGGCACGGGACTCGGCCTCGCCATCGTGAAGCACATCGTCGAAGCCCACGGCGGACAGGTCTGGGTGGAAGGCAATAGGCCCAGGGGCAGCAGGTTCATGGTCCACCTCCCCCTCCTTGCGCAGGAATCAACTACTGGAGTTTCGACAGCAATAGGTAGCAGATAG